In Athalia rosae chromosome 6, iyAthRosa1.1, whole genome shotgun sequence, one DNA window encodes the following:
- the LOC112694861 gene encoding uncharacterized protein LOC112694861 isoform X1 produces the protein MNQSIDPPVKCGYCGWLIGGCNNIIQHKCFMHFTEENDLLHVDDNFVVTYIPRVDTISTNTQITTDETSQIEGRDEILIQAVFMRPALYNIKLPIKKRTKLKKDALWLEVGQALGGTMTTEAIKKRWQYLRDCFTKSRNKLMKYKPSGSAADILNKGKQCFRFYEQMSFLCDSLPSIPTVSNIEPSSTAAATSNDSGCSSVPPNCNISYVSPATSSGGSTSSSVDPFDVVNNSMRSPPPPSRTPTPGAKRRKTTADNNVELRSALVSALQEKVPQTDAVDGFLARLGEGLRRIPYRERCRLEISFLTQLMEVEDQLNLPD, from the exons ATGAACCAGTCCATCGATCCC CCCGTCAAGTGTGGATATTGCGGATGGCTGATAGGGGGTTGTAACAATATTATTCAGCACAAGTGCTTCATGCACTTCACTGAAGAAAATGACCTGCTCCACGTTGATGACAATTTTGTTGTAACTTATA TCCCGAGGGTGGATACTATCTCAACAAATACGCAAATAACTACCGACGAGACCTCCCAAATTGAAGgaagagatgaaattttgataCAAGCCGTATTCATGAGACCTGCACTTTATAATATCAAGCTGCCCATCAAGAAGCGAACAAAACTTAAAAAGGATGCACTGTGGCTAGAAGTTGGCCAAGCGcttggag GAACAATGACAACTGAGGCGATCAAGAAGCGATGGCAATATTTAAGGGATTGTTTCACCAAATCGAGAAATAAACTTATGAAGTACAAGCCAAGTGGGTCTGCTGCTGACATTTTGAACAAAGGAAAACAATGTTTCCGGTTCTATGAGCAAATGAGTTTTTTATGCGACTCGCTACCAAGCATTCC AACTGTGAGTAATATTGAGCCATCTTCAACCGCAGCCGCCACCTCAAATGATAGTGGATGTTCTAGTGTTCCGCCTAACTGCAACATTTCGTATGTTTCTCCTGCTACTTCGTCAGGGGGATCGACATCTTCGTCTGTTGACCCATTCGATGTAGTGAATAATTCAATGAggtcaccaccaccaccctcaAGGACTCCAACACCAGGAGCAAAAA GGCGAAAGACCACAGCTGACAATAACGTCGAATTGCGATCTGCACTAGTATCTGCATTGCAAGAAAAAGTACCACAAACAGATGCAGTGGACGGGTTCCTGGCTAGGCTGGGCGAAGGCTTGCGGAGGATTCCGTATCGTGAGAGATGCCGACTAGAAATTAGTTTCCTAACCCAGCTGATGGAGGTTGAAGATCAATTAAATTTACCAGACTGA
- the LOC112694861 gene encoding uncharacterized protein LOC112694861 isoform X2 produces the protein MHFTEENDLLHVDDNFVVTYIPRVDTISTNTQITTDETSQIEGRDEILIQAVFMRPALYNIKLPIKKRTKLKKDALWLEVGQALGGTMTTEAIKKRWQYLRDCFTKSRNKLMKYKPSGSAADILNKGKQCFRFYEQMSFLCDSLPSIPTVSNIEPSSTAAATSNDSGCSSVPPNCNISYVSPATSSGGSTSSSVDPFDVVNNSMRSPPPPSRTPTPGAKRRKTTADNNVELRSALVSALQEKVPQTDAVDGFLARLGEGLRRIPYRERCRLEISFLTQLMEVEDQLNLPD, from the exons ATGCACTTCACTGAAGAAAATGACCTGCTCCACGTTGATGACAATTTTGTTGTAACTTATA TCCCGAGGGTGGATACTATCTCAACAAATACGCAAATAACTACCGACGAGACCTCCCAAATTGAAGgaagagatgaaattttgataCAAGCCGTATTCATGAGACCTGCACTTTATAATATCAAGCTGCCCATCAAGAAGCGAACAAAACTTAAAAAGGATGCACTGTGGCTAGAAGTTGGCCAAGCGcttggag GAACAATGACAACTGAGGCGATCAAGAAGCGATGGCAATATTTAAGGGATTGTTTCACCAAATCGAGAAATAAACTTATGAAGTACAAGCCAAGTGGGTCTGCTGCTGACATTTTGAACAAAGGAAAACAATGTTTCCGGTTCTATGAGCAAATGAGTTTTTTATGCGACTCGCTACCAAGCATTCC AACTGTGAGTAATATTGAGCCATCTTCAACCGCAGCCGCCACCTCAAATGATAGTGGATGTTCTAGTGTTCCGCCTAACTGCAACATTTCGTATGTTTCTCCTGCTACTTCGTCAGGGGGATCGACATCTTCGTCTGTTGACCCATTCGATGTAGTGAATAATTCAATGAggtcaccaccaccaccctcaAGGACTCCAACACCAGGAGCAAAAA GGCGAAAGACCACAGCTGACAATAACGTCGAATTGCGATCTGCACTAGTATCTGCATTGCAAGAAAAAGTACCACAAACAGATGCAGTGGACGGGTTCCTGGCTAGGCTGGGCGAAGGCTTGCGGAGGATTCCGTATCGTGAGAGATGCCGACTAGAAATTAGTTTCCTAACCCAGCTGATGGAGGTTGAAGATCAATTAAATTTACCAGACTGA
- the LOC125499676 gene encoding protein ALP1-like: MDAETLLISISVLWIKWRKIRQPSQQRIMRRKLLKLLTMHEFMEAEEHQRPRRFWVRPIFELESRLRQGASNNLVREMLLHDHEKYITYFRMTPECFEKLLALTGPNLTKKTVVRTPISARTRLEIVLRYLASGDSMVSISFAFRIGNNTASKIIAEGCEEIWRCLKDTVFLVDNAENWTSVAEDFEAKWNFPNCIGAIDGKHVTLQAPANSGSTFYNYKGSHSIVLLACSDAHYRFTLVDIGAEGRQSDGGVFRNSEMGGTFEGDRFQLPSSRAVSSDGPILPYVLVADEAFPLTEYMMRPYPRSRALDRRKKVFNYRLSRARRVVESAFGILAAKWRIFRKPIEASVPTAKKIVQAACCLHNYILSYEAETPLRPRFYSTLSTDERCATSLGLSDIQYLGPHTRSRHATQIREDYATFFEGAGAVPWQWERAMQNDF, from the exons ATGGATGCAGAAACTTTATTGATATCCATCTCTGTTTTGTGGATAAAGTGGCGTAAAATTCGGCAGCCTTCGCAGCAGCGAATTATGCGCAGAAAGTTGTTGAAGTTATTGACGATGCACGAATTTATGGAGGCtgaagaacaccaaagacctcGCAGATTTTGGGTGCGACCGATATTTGAATTGGAAAGTCGACTTCGCCAGGGTGCAAGCAATAACTTAGTTCGAGAGATGCTGTTACATGATCATGAGAAGTATATTACCTATTTTCGAATGACGCCTGAATGTTTTGAAAAGTTGCTGGCTCTCACAGGACCCAACTTGACAAAAAAGACGGTAGTGCGTACTCCAATCTCAGCTCGTACTCGACTCGAAATCGTACTGCGTTATCTGGCATCCGGGGACAGTATGgtatcaatttcatttgccTTTAGAATCGGAAACAATACTGCATCTAAAATTATTGCTGAAGGTTGTGAAGAAATTTGGCGATGTTTAAAAGACACAGTATTCTTGGTTGACAACGCAGAGAATTGGACATCTGTAGCAGAAGATTTTGAAGCAAAATGGAATTTTCCGAATTGTATTGGGGCTATTGATGGGAAACACGTCACGCTGCAA GCTCCAGCAAATAGTGGTTCCACATTTTATAACTATAAGGGCAGTCACAGCATAGTACTGCTGGCGTGTAGTGATGCGCACTATCGCTTCACATTAGTGGATATTGGAGCAGAAGGTCGTCAGAGCGATGGCGGGGTCTTCAGAAATAGTGAGATGGGTGGTACGTTTGAGGGAGATCGGTTTCAACTACCTTCATCTCGAGCTGTTAGCAGTGATGGACCAATCTTGCCATATGTTCTTGTGGCTGATGAAGCTTTTCCGCTCACAGAATACATGATGAGACCTTATCCTCGAAGCCGTGCATtagatcggagaaaaaaagtctttAATTACCGGCTCAGTAGGGCTCGCAGAGTGGTTGAAAGCGCATTTGGTATTCTTGCAGCAAAATGGAGGATCTTTCGTAAGCCAATTGAGGCATCTGTACCCACTGCTAAGAAAATTGTGCAAGCAGCGTGTTGCCtccataattatatattatcgtaCGAGGCAGAAACGCCTTTGCGGCCaagattttattcaactttaaGCACTGATGAACGGTGTGCAACCTCCCTTGGGCTTTCTGACATCCAATATCTTGGACCACACACACGCAGTCGACATGCAACACAGATAAGGGAAGACTATGCTACCTTTTTCGAAGGCGCAGGTGCAGTTCCCTGGCAATGGGAGAGAGCAATGCAgaacgatttttaa